In Candidatus Defluviilinea proxima, a single genomic region encodes these proteins:
- the ftcD gene encoding glutamate formimidoyltransferase: MTTLIECIPNFSEARRPEVIDQIVAAITSVEGARLLDRSSDLDHNRTVLTFAGSPSAVEKAAFRAIQTAAELIDLDSHTGEHPRIGATDVVPFVPLSDATMEECVAIAKRVGQRVGDELSLPVYLYEAAATRPERTNLENIRKGQYEGLKSAIETDPNRAPDFGPSKLPKAGATVIGARAPLIAFNVYLTTDDVDIAKKIAKAVRQSSGGLRYVKGLGLLVEGRAQVSMNLTNFRETPIARVVEFIRREAERYGVGIHHSELVGLIPQEALVDAAVWYTQLDQFSKEQILETRLFSSQSADASSPAGNCPSFIEELAAPTPTPGGGSAAAHAGAMGAALVAMVAGVTIGKKKYAEVEAEMQAIRVVAENLRKELTLAVEDDAGAFETLMATFKLPKATEEEQTTRNAAIVQATLNAAHVPLHVASDAVKVMELAIKCAKHGLQSAISDAMSGFAMSRAALTAAGYNVRINLNSLDDKSVGEKMLAELAELEFEADKLELEIQSVMKERGGI, encoded by the coding sequence ATGACTACCCTAATCGAATGCATCCCCAACTTTTCCGAAGCACGGCGACCTGAAGTCATTGACCAGATCGTCGCCGCGATAACATCTGTCGAAGGTGCGCGCCTGCTCGACCGCTCCTCCGACCTCGACCACAACCGCACGGTGCTGACCTTTGCGGGTTCGCCATCCGCAGTGGAGAAGGCCGCGTTCCGCGCCATTCAAACCGCCGCCGAACTCATTGACCTCGACTCGCACACGGGCGAACACCCACGCATTGGCGCGACGGACGTTGTCCCGTTTGTGCCGCTATCGGATGCCACGATGGAAGAGTGTGTGGCGATCGCCAAAAGAGTAGGTCAACGTGTGGGAGACGAACTCAGCCTCCCCGTCTATTTGTATGAAGCGGCGGCAACTCGTCCCGAACGCACGAATCTCGAAAACATCCGCAAGGGTCAATACGAAGGGCTCAAGTCTGCCATCGAGACCGATCCGAATCGGGCGCCCGATTTCGGTCCCAGCAAATTGCCCAAGGCGGGCGCAACCGTCATCGGCGCGCGCGCTCCGCTCATTGCGTTCAACGTCTATCTCACCACCGACGATGTCGACATCGCCAAAAAGATCGCCAAGGCTGTGCGTCAATCATCGGGCGGGCTTCGTTACGTCAAGGGTCTTGGTCTGCTCGTCGAAGGACGCGCGCAAGTTTCGATGAACCTCACCAACTTCCGCGAAACGCCCATCGCCCGCGTGGTTGAATTCATTCGACGCGAAGCCGAGCGATACGGTGTTGGCATTCATCACAGCGAACTCGTTGGCTTGATCCCGCAAGAAGCATTGGTGGATGCGGCGGTCTGGTACACACAATTGGATCAATTCTCCAAAGAACAGATTCTTGAAACCCGGCTTTTCTCTTCTCAATCCGCCGACGCTTCGAGCCCCGCTGGAAACTGTCCCTCTTTCATTGAAGAGTTAGCCGCCCCCACACCGACTCCTGGTGGTGGCTCCGCCGCCGCGCATGCAGGCGCGATGGGCGCGGCATTGGTCGCCATGGTGGCAGGCGTTACCATCGGCAAAAAGAAATACGCCGAAGTGGAAGCAGAAATGCAAGCCATTCGAGTCGTCGCTGAAAATCTGCGCAAAGAACTTACGCTTGCTGTCGAAGACGATGCGGGTGCATTCGAAACGTTGATGGCGACCTTCAAACTCCCCAAAGCGACGGAAGAAGAACAAACCACGCGCAACGCTGCCATCGTGCAAGCCACGCTCAACGCGGCACATGTCCCATTGCATGTTGCGTCGGACGCCGTCAAAGTGATGGAACTTGCGATCAAATGTGCCAAGCACGGACTCCAAAGCGCCATCAGTGATGCCATGTCTGGCTTTGCCATGTCCCGCGCCGCGCTGACAGCCGCAGGCTACAACGTGAGAATTAACCTCAACTCACTGGACGACAAATCAGTGGGGGAGAAGATGCTCGCCGAACTCGCTGAATTGGAATTCGAAGCCGATAAACTCGAATTGGAGATCCAGTCCGTAATGAAAGAACGGGGTGGGATTTAA
- a CDS encoding DUF1211 domain-containing protein has translation MEKSRLEAFSDGVFAIVITLLILDIRFPEVDYSQFWETLASVLPRILAYVMSFIIIGLYWVIHHNSMHAIKKTDRGFLWLNILLLLCVSFIPFPTSLLGRYPFEAGPIIIYGLTLITCNVVGVIMVFYVYYHPQLAVTEFSKQYMRSHIPNYIIINGAYLGAILLANPLPLLSYLIYITAVVLLIIFLPKLDDGINYQVKE, from the coding sequence ATGGAAAAATCCCGATTAGAAGCGTTCAGTGATGGTGTGTTCGCCATCGTGATCACTTTATTGATCCTCGATATTCGTTTTCCCGAAGTGGACTATAGTCAATTTTGGGAAACTCTGGCTTCTGTGTTGCCGCGCATCCTTGCCTATGTGATGAGCTTTATTATTATTGGGCTGTATTGGGTGATCCATCACAACTCGATGCATGCGATCAAGAAAACGGACCGCGGCTTTTTGTGGCTGAACATCCTGCTTTTGCTGTGCGTGAGTTTTATTCCGTTCCCCACTTCGTTGCTGGGTCGGTATCCCTTTGAGGCGGGGCCGATCATTATTTACGGCCTGACCTTGATCACTTGCAATGTTGTCGGGGTCATCATGGTGTTCTATGTCTATTACCATCCCCAACTGGCAGTCACAGAGTTCAGCAAGCAATACATGCGGAGTCACATACCCAATTATATTATTATCAATGGCGCGTATCTCGGGGCGATCTTATTGGCAAATCCGCTTCCGCTCCTTAGCTATTTGATCTACATTACTGCTGTCGTGCTTTTGATCATCTTCCTACCGAAGTTGGATGATGGCATCAATTATCAAGTGAAAGAATAA
- a CDS encoding DUF2806 domain-containing protein, producing the protein MSENPLINIGELSKPATVLIEKISDAVGGIFEPYQIKRVAKAEAEAKVIEAKAEIEVTELQRRAFRRFLKEEERKQRNIEEITKKALPQLSEAAQPDKVEEDWIANFFDKSHLISDDEMQTLWSRVLAGEANSPGTYSKRTINFLSSLDKSDADLFTRLCGFGWKLYEEEIIPLIYNLEEEIYSDNGMKFEVLTHLESIGLITFSSIGGLSQTELPEKINANYFGKTVELFLPQNEKTLAIGKVLLTKVGQELAPISGGLQIKGFFEYMCEKWASHGFIKKEELPEDNQPTVKIE; encoded by the coding sequence ATGAGTGAAAATCCATTAATCAACATCGGCGAACTTTCAAAACCCGCCACAGTATTGATTGAAAAAATATCTGATGCGGTTGGCGGAATTTTTGAACCCTATCAAATAAAGCGAGTAGCAAAAGCAGAGGCTGAGGCCAAAGTTATCGAAGCAAAAGCTGAGATCGAGGTCACTGAGCTTCAGCGAAGAGCCTTTAGGCGGTTTTTGAAGGAAGAGGAAAGAAAACAAAGGAATATTGAGGAAATTACCAAGAAAGCCCTTCCTCAACTTAGTGAAGCTGCCCAGCCTGACAAAGTAGAAGAAGATTGGATTGCTAATTTCTTTGATAAATCGCATCTCATTTCAGATGACGAAATGCAGACTCTGTGGTCACGTGTATTGGCAGGTGAAGCCAACTCTCCAGGTACGTATTCGAAAAGAACCATCAATTTTTTATCAAGTCTTGATAAAAGTGATGCCGATTTATTTACCCGCCTATGCGGTTTTGGATGGAAGCTTTATGAAGAAGAAATCATACCTTTAATTTACAACTTGGAAGAAGAGATATATAGTGACAATGGCATGAAATTTGAAGTTCTTACCCATTTGGAAAGTATTGGATTAATTACCTTTAGCAGTATAGGCGGCCTATCTCAAACGGAATTACCCGAGAAGATAAATGCAAATTATTTTGGTAAGACAGTCGAATTATTTTTACCTCAAAATGAGAAAACCTTAGCTATTGGCAAAGTTCTATTAACAAAGGTTGGCCAAGAACTCGCCCCTATAAGTGGAGGGCTTCAAATAAAGGGGTTCTTTGAATACATGTGTGAAAAATGGGCAAGTCACGGTTTTATCAAAAAAGAAGAACTACCTGAAGATAACCAGCCAACAGTTAAAATCGAATAG
- a CDS encoding transposase, which produces MVTGAILHKQYLLRENRRKEFFLKTLFEKAESLAWNMEAWSALHNHYHFIAQAPEDPTTLAKLLQQVHSITAIQFNRWDNTPGRQVWQNYWDTCITYEKSYLARLRYVHENPVKHGLVDNAIDYPFCSYRWFIEQGENDLKEQVVNQPVDKVNVFDDF; this is translated from the coding sequence ATGGTTACAGGGGCTATTTTACACAAACAATATCTATTGCGCGAAAATAGGCGAAAAGAATTTTTCCTGAAAACTTTATTTGAAAAAGCGGAATCACTTGCATGGAACATGGAAGCTTGGTCAGCTTTGCATAACCATTATCATTTTATTGCTCAGGCTCCTGAAGACCCAACAACCTTGGCAAAGCTACTTCAACAAGTTCATTCGATTACTGCAATTCAATTCAACCGCTGGGACAATACCCCGGGCAGGCAGGTCTGGCAAAACTATTGGGATACATGCATCACTTACGAGAAATCGTATCTGGCGAGGCTTCGCTATGTCCACGAAAACCCTGTAAAACATGGACTTGTTGACAACGCGATAGATTACCCGTTTTGTAGTTATAGGTGGTTTATTGAGCAGGGTGAAAATGATTTGAAGGAACAGGTTGTCAATCAGCCAGTTGATAAAGTAAACGTGTTTGATGATTTTTAA